CATGTTGGTTTTCATGATGAGTCGGTTTTGGTCTGTCTTTACATCCCGCAGACGAGCAACCCATTTTGCCGGCTCCCAATATTGTACCTGTGAATCATGCAGGCCCGTGGTAACCAGCATGTTGGGATAATCTTTGGCTTCCACATTGTCATACGGCGAATAAGAAAGCATGTAATCGTAATACGTTTTGTCGTTTGGATTGCCCCATTCATCGTACTCACTGGTGGTAAGGGGAATGGTGTCGTCAAGCATGGTCGTAACAACGTCTACCCAGGGTACGTCGGCAACCACGCCACGCCACAAGTCGGGCCGCATGTTTATGATTGCGCCCATCAGCAACCCGCCGGCGGATCCGCCTTGCGCAAAGAGCCGCGCCGGATCCGCATAAGACTCAGCAACGAGGTACTCCGCTGTATCGACAAAATCGGTGAAGGTGTTTTTCTTCTTCAACAACTTGCCATCTTCATACCACTGCCGGCCCATTTCTTCACCACCCCGAATGTGAGCGATGGCATAGACAAAGCCACGGTCGAGCAAACTCAGGCGCGCACTGCTGAAGGAGGCGTCCATGCTGTATCCGTAAGAGCCATACGCATACAGCAGCAATGGCGCTGAACCATCGATCGAAGTGCCCTTTTTGTAAACCAATGATACAGGGACTTTTACGCCATCGCGCGCCGGAGCATACAATCGCTCGGTAACATAGTCTTCCGAACTAAAACTCCCCAAAACCTCTTGCTGCTTGAGCAACGTTTTGTCTTTGCTCACCATGTCGTAATCAAACGTTGATGTGGGCGTCGTCATCGATGCATAGCCGTACCGCAGCACTTGTGTATCAAATTCAGGGTTGGCACTGGTATAGGCCAGGTACGCCGGCTCACCAAAGTCGATATAATGCTCTGCACTTCCATCCCACGGCCTGATGCGCAATTCCATCAATCCGTTTTTTCGCTCGCTGACTACGAGGAAGTCTTTAAATATTTCAAATCCTTCCAGCAACACGTCATCCCGATTCGGCAGAACCTCTTCCCAGTTGTCCTTTGTTGTGCGAGAGACAGGCGTACGCACAAGCCGGAAGTTCTTTGCATCCAGGTTGGTCCGGATATAAAAATGATCGCCAAAGTGGTCCACATCGTACTCGAGACCGCGCTCACGTGGCTGCACGACGGCAAACTCTCCACCAGGATTATCTGCATCCAGAAAGCGGTACTCCGCGCTGAGCGTCTGGTATGAACCGATGACGATGTAGCGTTTAGACTTCGTCCTGTACACATAGGCAGAAAACGTGTCTTCCTTTTCTTCGAACACTAAAACATCATCCGCAACAGGCGTACCTACAACATGCCGATAAATTTTGTCCCAACGCAAGGTTGTCGGATCCTGACGCGTGTAAAACAGCGTTTTGTTGTCATTGGCCCAGGCGATGTTGCCCGTAACCATGGGAATTTCATCTGGGTAGAACGCGCCAGTCTCCAAGTTTTTGAAGCGGAGGGTATAAATGCGCCGGCCCTGGTTGTCTTCTGCAAAGGCCAGGATATCATTGTTTACGCTTACGGCACGGCCGGCAACTGAAAAGTAGTCATGCCCTTCTGCCAGCGTATTGACATCCAGCATCACTTCTTCTTCTGCATCCATTGAAGAGCGCTTACGACAATAAATAGGATAATCCAACCCTTCTTCATACCGTGTGTAATACCAGTATCCATCCCGGAAAACAGGGACCGAAGAATCGTCTTGCTTGATGCGGCCTTTAATTTCTTCAAACAGGGCATCCTGCAAAGACTCGGTGTGCGCCATTACTTCTTTTGTGTACGCATTCTCTTCTTCCAGGTATGCAATCACTTCAGGGTTCTCCCGCTCCCGGAGCCAGTAATAATCATCTACGCGTACATCACCGTGCTTTTCCAATTCGTGGGGTTTCTTGGCAGCAACAGGCGTATCAATTTCAGCGATCTGTTTCATTACAGCATCTGAACGTGTGGCATTTGCGGATTGATTTGGGCTTTTACAAGCAAACGAACTGCCGGCAATCAGCAGCATCAGGATAAAGGCGGGTACAATATTGGTTCTGGGCATTTGTCTCAGGCAATCGGAAAGGAGTTGTATTCCCTAAGATAATAGTCTGCCTGATAGAAAGGAAGGTTGGACGAAGGAATGCCCTGTTTTATTGCCGAGTTGTATTGCCAGAGAAGACGTAGGCGTGTAACCGGATCCGCGTTCGATTATTTAGGCTCTGGGCGAATACCGCGGTTCACAGCGACAGCGACGGCTTCGTTTCTAGAATGGACGTGCAGCTTTTCGTACAGCTTTTTGATATGCGAACGGACGGTATCAATGCTGATAAACAGGGATTCTGCCAGCATTTTGTATGTGAGGCCGTCTACGAGGCCCTGCAGAATCTGCATTTCACGTTCCGAGAGGTTGAACTCCTTGATATTCCTGTTGTTGTTCGGATTGAACTGCTCAAGGATGCGCATCGCAACAGGACCAGATAGAGAGCTACCGCCGTCAATAACGGTTTGTATAGCCTGGAGAATTTCGTTTGGCGGCGTTGATTTGAGCAAATAGCCTACTGCGCCGGCCTGAATTGCTTCCAGGATAATGTCCGTTTCATCCCGCATGGTGAGCATGATCACCTGCGCTTCGGGATAATGCTGTTTGACCTGGCCGGCACCTTGCGTACCACTCATACCCGGCAAACCAACATCCATTAGCACGACATCGCCTGACTGTAAAGGATCTTTCTCCCAATTTGCCAGCGCTTCCTCACACGACCCATACGCACCAATACACACATAGCCGCTCGAAGAGCCCAACATCCACTCCATGCCTTCACGCAGGGTCTTGTGATCCTCTACGATAGCAACACGTATTAACTCTGCAATTTCAGTCTGATCAGGAAGCATATTTACGAAGTGGCCATTTTAAATAGACTGTCGTAGCAGAGCCAACGGCCGCGCGTAATTCAAACGTCGCGCCTGATTCTTTTGCCCTGTCACGCATGGTCGTAAGCCCATAGCCTTTCTCTACAGCATCGGTATCAAACCCTTTTCCATAATCCTGTATCACTACATGGAGCACAACGAGGTCCTGGGTCATCGCAATATCGATTCTCTCGGCACTGCTATGCTTTATCGCATTGTTGATTGCTTCCTTGATAATCAAATACAAATTACGCCGAGATCGAGGTGGTAACGCTATTTTTCGCACCCCGTCTTCAACTTTCCAGTTTACTGTGATGTCTGATGCATCGTTTACACGCTGATAAAATGCCTGCAAGCGCTGAATCACACTCCCTACCGAATCCTGTTTCGGATCCACAGACCATACAATGTCGAGCATATTATCAACCAGTTCGCTCGACATAGAACCAATTTCCTGCAAGATGGGCGAAATTTCTTCTTTCGGAGATTTCTCCTGCGTCCGCTGATAAGCTAGATTTGACATAAACGAGAGGCTTGTTAGCGAGCTGCCAATATCGTCGTGCAGGTCCATTGCTATTTGTGTACGCGTACGCTCAACCTGAAGCATCAAGCGCAATCGGTACAGATGCAAATAGTAAGAGAGCACCATCATGATGACTATGATTGTCATCCAGAACATTGGGCGGTGATAATACGGTACAGGTATTTCGAAATTGTATGAGATTGATTCCCCATACGACTCTCTGGAGGTTGTAGCCTGGACCTCGAACTCATAGGAGCCGGCCGGCAAGCTGGCAAAATGCACAGAGGGCTTTTTCGTAGATACCCAGTCCGATTCAGGAAGCCCATTTAATCGATACCGGTACTCAACCTGATGAGGATGCGAAAAGGTTGTCGCGCTAAACTCAAAGCCAATGTTGGTATCTGAAGCTTTGAGTACTACATCCTTGTACTGGGAGCGCGAAACACCATTGTAGTTGATACTGGTCAACAATACCTGCGGGATGGGCGCTTCGCGACTCAGCAAGCGCCGTGGGATTTGCGTTATCCCACCCGGATGGGTTACCCAAAGAAATTGTTTTGTAAACGCAGCACCAGAAACTGTGGTTGACATCAACCCATCAGACTGGGTCAGGTGATAGCGAATCGCAGCATCTTTCTTAAGATGTTCTTCAGGCATATCCGCATCACGTGAAGCTTTACCGTCGCGTTGGCCTTTCGCCTTCCCACCAGATGGTAGGTTGAACACAAACAAGCCTTCCCGTGCATTGGCAATCAGCAAACTATCCCCTTCGAGCGATAGTTTTTCGATGTGATAATCAGGCAGCAACTGCATTGTGGTATCAGCCTCAACACACAACAACCCACTGCTTAAAAGGGCAACCCACGTGCGCCCAAGGTGATCAACAACAATGTCATTAACCGACGTATTCCTGTAATTTGCAACGTTCCGTACCAGCGTAGCAGGGTACGCATTAATTTGTCGAGACGAGCGCCTGGTATCAATCTTCAGTACCTGCCCATTCGCCCATATCACAAGTTCGCCGTCAGCTGTAAGTGTCTGTCGATGAAAGTCTTGTTCTTCGAGCGGCCAGCGAAACATTGGCGACGGCGTTTTGCCGGCCCTGTGTTTATAAATGCCATCAGCGTGCCAGAAATATCCATTTCCTTTACGGTCTACATCTCCATGGTACCCGCCGGCATAAGCTTCTCGCTGTGCCCACTCCCCATCGTTCCCATAAGTAAACCAGCCACTCCCGCCAAGCGCGTGCATGCGTCCATCCGCCCCCTTGAACAGATCGGACCACCGGTTTTCGCCGGCAGGCAGCACGGACTTGCGCATCGGGTGCAGTTGAAACAGGCCTTCTGAATCAGAACTTGCCCACACAGATTGGTCGCGGTGGTTATATACGGCATTCAGGGAAAGCAAAGGCCGGTCCTGCACTTCCATGATGTGCATGACACCAAGATGGCTAATCTGAACGAGGCCGATTTGCGTCCCAATCCATGCATTGCCCTCATGATCCCGATAGATACAGTTGACGCGGTTTGTTGGCAGCCCAGACTCTTCGCTCATCGACATCATCAGGCCGTCTTTCATCAGATTCCAGAACAGCGCGCCGTGGTTGTAAGATGACACCACAATCATTTTCGGCGTAATGCAGATATGCCGCAAGCCGGCTTCTGCCAAAACTTGTTCTAGCTCGCCAGTCTCTGGATTAAATCGAAACAATCCTTCTTGCTGATGGGATACCCAGGCCGTGCCGGCTTCATCAAAACGGAGCGCATACCAGCCTTCTCTGATTTTATCCTCCAGGAATCGAATAGAACCGTCAGACAGTAATCTTCCCGGCCCCCTGGCGTGATCCAACACCCACTGGCCCCCATCTGCGGCAATATCAGCGCTTACAATATTTGGTATCAGGGCGCCGGCAACAGAATGATCTATGCCGGAAGGTTCGAAGCGATAATCGCGCTGCAACAGGACATTATCTGTAAGCGATATTTGCCAAACTTCTTCCTGTGCATAAATGTACAGGGAATCATTTCGCGCAAGAATTCGGCTTGCTTTGATGTCAGCAAGCTCTGGAAACGGTTGGACTGCGTGTTGATAGCGTACGTGCCAGATCCCCATTTGACGCGTGGCTACCCAGACGTCGTCATTTTCAAGCGGTTCGATTTCTAAAATATTGACGGTACTCGTGGCGTCAATAAAACGAACAGGGACAAAACCAGCACCCGTGTAGAAACTCAAACCGGCAGACGTGCCTACCCACAGACGGCCATCCGGCGTCTGCTCCAGGGTTTGAATGTTCTCATGGGACAATCCATCAGAAATGGTGTAGAGCCTGTAGGGTATACTATTCCCCTGTGCTTCTATTCCCAGAAGCAGAAAACAGCATAACGCAATTAGTCCATGCGCGAAAAACGCGGGATGGGGTCGGGCCCAAGAAATAGATCTCATTTGGGCAAAATTCAGCCTTTGATAACTCACTAAATGCTTGACAGTACAGGCGCTGGCCGTTCAGGAAGCGATAACCGTGATGCGTGGTTTGACCAGTTGTGCAATAAAATAGGCTTCCAGCAGGATTTTATAGCAAAGATGCGGCGGGCTAACTATGTGCCTTTGACTTGTTTCTTATGCGCCTTTTCTACCAACTGCATGGGTAGTTCACCCACATTGATGGCAAAATACCCTGTACCTGTCTATCTTTTTTCTTAAAACCACATGGGTATGTGATTGCCGGCCCGCCCGTCGTGCACTACATTGGGTATACCAATTAAGCAATTGAATGCGTGCGTCAACATGATCAACAGACGCACGACATGCATATAGATTTTACTGCAAGCCCTTTAGGTCGAAATTGACACACCTCCCAGGTCGGTTTCGGCCTTTTTTGTTTTTGGCATTTTTGGATTTGACCTAATTATCCCCGGGCGTCGTCCTCAGTCCTGTCACGCGCAGCTTGCATTGCCATCCGTACGTTTCGTTTGAAACCCTCAAATTTGGTTCGCTTTACCGGATTCTTTCTGAATTGCTTCCTGAAGGCCTCCAGATCAATTTCCAACCATTCTTCGAGCCGTGTATCAACCATTCCGTCGCGCGGAGCATAGCGGGCCTCTTGGGTTGGCTGCTTGAATTTATTCCACGGACACACATCCTGGCACACATCGCAACCAAAAATCCAATTCTCCAGATTCTGCTGTAAATCATCAGGAATATCATCTGCCCGATGTTCGATGGTCAGGTAAGAGATACATCGGTTTGCATCAACCGCGTAGGGTGCATATATCGCATCTGTTGGGCACGCATCAATACAGCGGGTACAAGACCCGCAATAGTCTGGGATTGGCCCATCTGGTGCCAGTGGCACATCAAGGATCAATTCTCCTATAAAGAAAAATGAGCCCAATGAGCGGTTGATAAGATTTGAGTGTTTACCCATCCATCCAAGGCCACTTCGCCGCGCCCAGGCTTTGTCTAACACAGGCGCAGAGTCTACAAACGCACGCCCACTGATTTCTCCTACGCGCGTTTCAATCCAGTTGTAGAGCTCAAAGAGCCGTTCTTTCATCACAAAGTGGTAGTCGTCTCCCCAGGCATAGCGGCTGATTTTCCCAATGGCTGGATCTTCGACATGGGGGATGGGCTGGTAGTAGTTTTGCAAGACCGAAATAACGGACTGTGCACCGTCTACAAGCTTACGGGGATCAACCCGTTTTTCGAAGTTGCGTCCCATCCAATCCATGGTACCTTGCCGGCCGGCGTTCAACCACGTCTCTAGCCGGCGCGCCTCCTCATCTAGCTGGGTTGCCTCAGAAATGCCACACGCATCAAAGCCCAGCCGCCTGGCTTCAGCCTTGATTTCGAGAGAAAGTTTTTCGCGAGTAGACATGCAAACGGATTAAACCTGGAAAACATCGTTGCATAATAGGAATTCTTCAGGTCCAATTCCTGTTTCCAGTTGATCCAAATCAGTTCGCGCAGTGCCTTACTAGGCGGCCAGGTATTCTGTAACGTGGCGGGGATAGGTAATTGTGAACGTAGTGCCTTTGCCCTTCTTGCTCTCCACCTCGATGGTACCACCCATCAACTCCACCAGCCGTTTTGTAATAGCAAGCCCCAGACCACTACCCTGGAATACGCGAGAAATGCCTTTTGACTCCTGTTGAAACTCGTCAAAAATGTGCGGCAAAAACTCTTTACCAATCCCAATACCAGAGTCTTTGATTGTCATTTGCACAAATTCCTGATCCGCTTTGATGGCCAGGACAACTTCACCTTTCCTTGTAAACTTGATGGCATTACTGACAAGGTTGTGCAACACCCGGCGCTGGGCATCCTGATCGAGGAAGACGCCGGCGGCAACATCATCTTCAGTCTCTAATCGCAAGTCAAGTGCCTTCTCTTCAGCCATTTCTTTGAACTCAGCGATTACTTCCGCTGCGTGCGCTACCAGATCTGTTGGTTCAAGTTTTATCTCCAGCGAATGTGCTTCCAACTGCGCCAAATCAAGGACCGCACCCAGGGTATCCATCAAGCGCTGGGCGCTTTCTTCAATCAACTGCGTAAATTCCCTGTTGGCATCATCAACTTGTTCGCCGAGGATATCTGCAAAACCAATTATTGAGGTCAGGGGGGTACGAATTTCATGGCTCATATTGGACAGGAATGCTGTCTTGAGCCGCATGAGATCTGCAGCAATTTCGCGGTACTGCTCCTGGGTTTCGTGGAATGCTTCATCGGAACACTGAGATGCGGTGAGTTCAGTGTTGACAAACACGCACTTTTCCACATTCCCGTCGCTGTCGAAATACGGAAACAGCCGGCACAGCACTTCTTTCTGTCCGCCATCTTTGGTGCCAACGGCCAGCTTAATGCCAGAGATGCGCCGGCGATTGAATACCCGCTGCACCAGCATCTCTATTTTATTTTTTGCATTGGCAGCAGAAAGCAACTTCA
The sequence above is a segment of the Bacteroidota bacterium genome. Coding sequences within it:
- a CDS encoding response regulator transcription factor; this encodes MLPDQTEIAELIRVAIVEDHKTLREGMEWMLGSSSGYVCIGAYGSCEEALANWEKDPLQSGDVVLMDVGLPGMSGTQGAGQVKQHYPEAQVIMLTMRDETDIILEAIQAGAVGYLLKSTPPNEILQAIQTVIDGGSSLSGPVAMRILEQFNPNNNRNIKEFNLSEREMQILQGLVDGLTYKMLAESLFISIDTVRSHIKKLYEKLHVHSRNEAVAVAVNRGIRPEPK
- a CDS encoding S9 family peptidase — encoded protein: MKQIAEIDTPVAAKKPHELEKHGDVRVDDYYWLRERENPEVIAYLEEENAYTKEVMAHTESLQDALFEEIKGRIKQDDSSVPVFRDGYWYYTRYEEGLDYPIYCRKRSSMDAEEEVMLDVNTLAEGHDYFSVAGRAVSVNNDILAFAEDNQGRRIYTLRFKNLETGAFYPDEIPMVTGNIAWANDNKTLFYTRQDPTTLRWDKIYRHVVGTPVADDVLVFEEKEDTFSAYVYRTKSKRYIVIGSYQTLSAEYRFLDADNPGGEFAVVQPRERGLEYDVDHFGDHFYIRTNLDAKNFRLVRTPVSRTTKDNWEEVLPNRDDVLLEGFEIFKDFLVVSERKNGLMELRIRPWDGSAEHYIDFGEPAYLAYTSANPEFDTQVLRYGYASMTTPTSTFDYDMVSKDKTLLKQQEVLGSFSSEDYVTERLYAPARDGVKVPVSLVYKKGTSIDGSAPLLLYAYGSYGYSMDASFSSARLSLLDRGFVYAIAHIRGGEEMGRQWYEDGKLLKKKNTFTDFVDTAEYLVAESYADPARLFAQGGSAGGLLMGAIINMRPDLWRGVVADVPWVDVVTTMLDDTIPLTTSEYDEWGNPNDKTYYDYMLSYSPYDNVEAKDYPNMLVTTGLHDSQVQYWEPAKWVARLRDVKTDQNRLIMKTNMDAGHGGASGRYERYKETAFAYAFMLDLAGVQEILPPAN
- a CDS encoding ATP-binding protein, which gives rise to KIISDTTKHPTFANDVWVTNGGVRFFAAFPICTSSKALIGMFCVLDSEPRKLTSDQHKILNDFSGIASEAVLLRLENSLIKQASQKIQHSKVRYEKRLDRVVSSLPVPFFAVDKKGNVQTWNRACVDSFGYTHTDVAGTPVVKLLSAANAKNKIEMLVQRVFNRRRISGIKLAVGTKDGGQKEVLCRLFPYFDSDGNVEKCVFVNTELTASQCSDEAFHETQEQYREIAADLMRLKTAFLSNMSHEIRTPLTSIIGFADILGEQVDDANREFTQLIEESAQRLMDTLGAVLDLAQLEAHSLEIKLEPTDLVAHAAEVIAEFKEMAEEKALDLRLETEDDVAAGVFLDQDAQRRVLHNLVSNAIKFTRKGEVVLAIKADQEFVQMTIKDSGIGIGKEFLPHIFDEFQQESKGISRVFQGSGLGLAITKRLVELMGGTIEVESKKGKGTTFTITYPRHVTEYLAA
- the queG gene encoding tRNA epoxyqueuosine(34) reductase QueG, coding for MSTREKLSLEIKAEARRLGFDACGISEATQLDEEARRLETWLNAGRQGTMDWMGRNFEKRVDPRKLVDGAQSVISVLQNYYQPIPHVEDPAIGKISRYAWGDDYHFVMKERLFELYNWIETRVGEISGRAFVDSAPVLDKAWARRSGLGWMGKHSNLINRSLGSFFFIGELILDVPLAPDGPIPDYCGSCTRCIDACPTDAIYAPYAVDANRCISYLTIEHRADDIPDDLQQNLENWIFGCDVCQDVCPWNKFKQPTQEARYAPRDGMVDTRLEEWLEIDLEAFRKQFRKNPVKRTKFEGFKRNVRMAMQAARDRTEDDARG
- a CDS encoding two-component regulator propeller domain-containing protein, which translates into the protein MRSISWARPHPAFFAHGLIALCCFLLLGIEAQGNSIPYRLYTISDGLSHENIQTLEQTPDGRLWVGTSAGLSFYTGAGFVPVRFIDATSTVNILEIEPLENDDVWVATRQMGIWHVRYQHAVQPFPELADIKASRILARNDSLYIYAQEEVWQISLTDNVLLQRDYRFEPSGIDHSVAGALIPNIVSADIAADGGQWVLDHARGPGRLLSDGSIRFLEDKIREGWYALRFDEAGTAWVSHQQEGLFRFNPETGELEQVLAEAGLRHICITPKMIVVSSYNHGALFWNLMKDGLMMSMSEESGLPTNRVNCIYRDHEGNAWIGTQIGLVQISHLGVMHIMEVQDRPLLSLNAVYNHRDQSVWASSDSEGLFQLHPMRKSVLPAGENRWSDLFKGADGRMHALGGSGWFTYGNDGEWAQREAYAGGYHGDVDRKGNGYFWHADGIYKHRAGKTPSPMFRWPLEEQDFHRQTLTADGELVIWANGQVLKIDTRRSSRQINAYPATLVRNVANYRNTSVNDIVVDHLGRTWVALLSSGLLCVEADTTMQLLPDYHIEKLSLEGDSLLIANAREGLFVFNLPSGGKAKGQRDGKASRDADMPEEHLKKDAAIRYHLTQSDGLMSTTVSGAAFTKQFLWVTHPGGITQIPRRLLSREAPIPQVLLTSINYNGVSRSQYKDVVLKASDTNIGFEFSATTFSHPHQVEYRYRLNGLPESDWVSTKKPSVHFASLPAGSYEFEVQATTSRESYGESISYNFEIPVPYYHRPMFWMTIIVIMMVLSYYLHLYRLRLMLQVERTRTQIAMDLHDDIGSSLTSLSFMSNLAYQRTQEKSPKEEISPILQEIGSMSSELVDNMLDIVWSVDPKQDSVGSVIQRLQAFYQRVNDASDITVNWKVEDGVRKIALPPRSRRNLYLIIKEAINNAIKHSSAERIDIAMTQDLVVLHVVIQDYGKGFDTDAVEKGYGLTTMRDRAKESGATFELRAAVGSATTVYLKWPLRKYAS